The window ttaatttcgtaacatctattcccagaaattttactggaggcggtattaggtgtccatgcaggaagtgtgaaaataaaaagtatctgcatccagatgttgtaatgatgcatcttctacacaaagggttatggagaattaccagtgttggtatgcacatggagaagtatttgttagcgagagtgagaggagaatggaagaaacggtggttgggtctacttctagtgctaggaacgtgcatgaagcggcaaatgacaacactaatccttacagaaatatggttatggatgcaatgagaatgaatcaaggtaatggcagtcaatgtccaatcgtagaagaagaacctaatgtagatgcagctaggttttttgatttgttgaaagattctgaagaaccattatgggatggctgcacgaaccacagtaaattatcggccgtaacacaggtgttcaccatcaagtcagatcacgggttgagtgaggccaggtatgacaagattattgaatgggcaagaagcattttacctgaagggaacaggctgaaagagaacttctatgctgcgaagtccatgatgaaacccctcggtttaggataccagaaaattgacatgtgccctaacttctgcatgttatactaccttgaaaatgctgagatgaccgagtgcatgacatgcgggcattcccgttacaaacctagaactggcaggggaaagactctagtggcatataaaaaacttagatacttcccgatcacacctatactgcagaggttattcatgtcaccaaggactgctgagcacatgacatggcaccaagcacaccatgcggttgatggagtgatggttcatccttctgatggcgaagcgtggaaacgctttaacagtgttcatcctcactttttagctgaatcaaggaatgtgcgtcttgggttgtgtacagacggatttaacccatttgggtcatttgctgctccttattcttgttggccggtcatactcacagtttataacttgccaccgggaatgtgtatgaggccggagttcatgtttttatctactgtcatacccggtccaagaagcccggggcggaatatagatgtttgtcttcgaccgttgattgatgagttggcgcagttgtggtcctccggagctctgacttatgatatatcgaggaaacaaaatttccttatgaaggcggcattgatgtggactatcaatgattttccagcttatggaatgctttctggttggagcacgcatgggaaactcgcatgtccatactgcatggaaaacaacaaggcattcacgctagcaaatggaggtaaagcttctttttttgactgtcaccgtcgcttcttgccacttcatcacaggtacagaaagaacagaaaagatttctttgttggcagagttgaaaaagatgttgtatccccgcgtctttctggtgaagaattgcatgatgttgtctcaaagtacggtgacattgtgtttggccttcaatcaggaaagcaaaagtttcctggttttggtttgacccataattgggtaaagcgaagtatcttttttgagcttccttattggaagaccaatctgcttcgccataaccttgacgtcatgcacatcgaaaagaacatgtttgagaatattttcaacaccgttatggatgtgaaggggaagacaaaggacaacatcaaggctagattggatatagctttatactgtaaccgaaaaaatatggagttggtttatgatgagtcacgggtcgcaaaaccaagagcaagcttcgtgttagagaaaaacgcacaactgctagtctacaaatggcttaagagtctgcgttttccggatggacatgcatcgaacatatcaaggctggttaatatagaggactgcagattgtatggaatgaagagtcatgactgccacatgtttatgcaaacactcatcccattagcttttcgtgatttgttgccaaagagaatatgggatgcactcacggagatcagtcatttcttcagagatatatgctccaacaagttgaatgttgatcacattgagaggcttcaaacgaatatcgtcgagacactatgcaaacttgagatgatattccctccatcattttttgactcaatggagcatctccctatacatctaccgttcgaggcaaaagctagaggaccggtccaatatagatggatgtacccattcgaacggttagatattacagttgcaatgtaattcatatataaaagtattttatatgtttttcttaattgaaaatacttgattaatatttcaatgcaggtacttgtttaatctcaagaaaaaggttaagaacaaggcgcatgttgaggcttcgatatgtgaggcctatgttgttgaggagatctcaacatttatctcgtactatttcgaacctcatctgagaacgagaatcaatcgcgttccatggcatgatgatggcggtaAAGTGCCTTCCAGtgagaacttgtcaatattctccaatactggacgacccacacctaaaaatgtcgtaagaggaagatatttgtcggaaatagagttcaaacaagtacacaactatgttctatttaactgtgatgagctgagaccttttatttagtaagtttatactaattaaactttgttagtaatatactgttaattatatattgtaatatcatacactcattatcacttgcaggcaacatcgtcaatatttgctttccaataactcacagctgaccgaatcccagatctttcaattacaagatgagcagttttccatgtggttcagaacacatgtaagcactatcacaaactcattctaacttgcaaaattactgtacgtatgcatgtcattacgagattctcgttcacttactgtttattgatttacattacatgcaaggtttatcaaatgggaaggagtgcacctaagtcattgtcttcactaagcctggggcctgaaagaaaatgtaagtgctacaatgggtattttgtcaattgatatgttttccatactgaagaatacgggcaaggaagaaagacatacaacaacggtgtttgtgttaagggatccactagtagtgagttagaagttgactactatggtagattagaagaggtcgtcgaactgtAATATCATAACGAGAAGAATCAGAGTTAatccgcactatggtctggtcaaaatcaactcaaaagctagactccgcaacataaatgatgtctttgttttcgcaaagcaatgtcaacaagtttattacacatacaccccttcatttagaaaggatcgatcaagagtggattggttgtccgttttaaaaacgaaaccccggggtcgtgtcgaggttgttcaggatgagaacgaagacacaagtgtgcgagatgaagtctttcaagttagtgaggtggttgaaccatatcgagttgctccttcgattgaattggaagaaaattcaaattttcgtgttttcgatgatagtcttgttgatgttgacgcagaggagttaaattttgttttgagctctagcggacaaccaaatatcgatgaagaagatgatattcatattgaagattgcgatgaagatgatgacaattcaattgatgacgaagaagaagaaaattctgactaactaccaaaatgaagccctatgtaaaatcctttttttcatgtaatttagattatgaatgatatatatattttgaaacacaaaatatttattacttgaaataattagttgaaatgccacaattatgatggatgatatattttgtgacatgaaataattacttgaaatgccaccaaatcaccgacggccacaccgacggacttaagtccatcggtgtttcacagagagttcaaaaataattacttgaaatgccaccccaTTACAGACGGCAACACCGACGGAATTAGTCCGTCGGTGTTTCACAGAgggttcgaaaataattacttgaaatgccaccaaatCCCCGACGGCTACACCGACGAATTTAAATACGTCGGTAAGTTGTCGGCGGATCAATTTTACCGacaacattaccgacggactgcGCGAATTTCAAAGGGTTGCGCATTAAATGCGCCTCTGACCGCgtaacattaccgacggaattaccgacggaccgcgaaaaatatggagggtcattaaaaattttggtgcgaaattcaaaagttgccgacggatttttaacacatcaccgatggaataaattaaaataataattaattttatatccatcGGTGaagccgtcggtaaaactgccatataagttcAAGTGACTGCccgttcagttcattttttcttctccttcgtttCTCACCttaagcttttgatttttttcctctccattcttcaaagctttcacctccaatctctagcaagttttcttcatcatcttcatcagtttaaaaggttagtgttttctctatttcattttactttaatagtttttttttgctatttttttggttatttttttttgttttggtgtattttttgtaatgtagataaagtctatagttttttttgcataattcattgctaaagtatatagttttttttttgaattttttgaatattttttattgttgtattggcataattattattagttaatttgttgaatttttattgttaatgttgaatttaccatagaattagtaattgaatatgttggaataattattaattttactttattattgcatgatttgtgtttaatttgttccatttattttgattgttattctagagttttttttttaatttattgttttgttgtattggcataattattgaataattacttgaattgtaattgttaatgttgaatttaccgtagaattagtaattgaatatgttggaataattattagttttactctattattgcatgctttgtgtttaattttttccatttattttgattgttattctagagttttttttttttattgttttgttgtattggcataattattgaataattacttgaattgtaattcttaatgttgaatttaccttagaattagtaattgaatatgttggaataattagtatagattgagtaaattggttgtggctattgttaatatgtgcaggtttgtgaatttgggtagtatccggtataagggaggtgctgtcgaattttttttttacatttgaatttaattatataattatttgtatcaaattgtgtagatgcgtagaacgaaaaccagagCTGGTTGCTCAGGtgcggtcgcagctagttcgtctagcagcgaggatgatatttccttaggtgcctctcaagaagaggcacctacaccacctgcgccgtcaactgatgctgcctcttccagcggtacttcacagcgcagaggcggcgtgccttcgcaacggaatcaatttacccgcaagtacgaggcacggtggaaggacgacctttcaatgtaagtttgttaaggttttagtttttttaaaaaaaaattacaacataatttatgaagtaatcactattgaatgtatttcatttattttcaggttcacaaacattgaagccgcccgagtaatatcatcggcgtttaaatcgtcgatggagattccattgtttcaatggagtcagatatccaagcatcctgaatggatgcctcaaatcaatgcatggtttaacaggtttgaggttgatattaatttataaatttcagcttattaatataattgtaaataaattattatttttatttaaacttgtttatttatacaaagcacaaattctgttgggacattgagcataacactgttgtgaggagggtgtgggaaaatcacgcggcaactaggtaagattgaaaacaatataggattttttttagacaaaaatttatgtttcgaaatgtaatttttggttgaagcacagaaaaaggcaaaaaaaaccgcgagggataggggtttccaaggctggaacgatgttgctatttggagggatttcaaaccgatatacatcccggaagatatatggccgcactatcttgagcacgtgacgtctgagcggttcacacgacgctcacagtccagtgctggcaaccggaatcggccaattcatggcggggtgacaactcacactggcggctccgttccgtttgctgcacatgcgaaacggatggtaagattaatttaaatgaaatatatcgttaaattcagttgttgttaatatatcttttttcattataggctgcgtctcttgaacgtgagccgagcccgatggagctgtttgtggagacgcacgtgcggagtcaagactgcCAGAAGGGGGCGTAACAGTTtgttgataaccgtgctcagcatttcgtggtatgtttgttcaaccattttactttgtaagttattatgtttattgtattgaatatgatgactacttttttttttttcaggagacctataataatcggttgagggagagatacggggacgatactttgacccatccggaattcgatccggatttgtggatggaggttggctcgtcaggtggaccagataaaaatcgggtttacgggctctccaacactacggccgacggtcgacccgtagtgtttcaaccgttgggagctcccaatcaatagcgagctcccaatctaaggagttcgtggctttGCAGCAACTCAACGAGAAATACGACAACCTAcaagcggagtacgcacaactcaaagcgtctcatgcacaacaaagagtgGAGTTTGAGCAattcaaagcgtctcaagcacaacaaaaagcggagtatgaagcGGCTTAGGAAAAGCAAAAAACGGCTTATGACCAGCTTtacgaaatgattatgaaattgtCAAATAGCGGAACATGTGCGTAATCCTTTTTGgtcgtataaccaccagccttcgccaggatctcctcctcctcctcaagctccatcatctttatattaatttgtaatcaacattatttacctttaaaacttcatttattatttttcttgaaacatattcagtttgtaatgaatattatttaactttgttattttttatgtttaataaaaattttatttgcataattggtttgtataacaattaatttatatagttttatattatatatcctaaataattttttaaaaacaaattaagaaaaaaactattaccaaggattttaccaacggatgaattcggtcggtattttaaactttcaccgacagacttaccgacggaattaatccGTTGCCATTTAACAGTAGCTTCCACCAGTACCgacgaatttacagacggacatatgccgtcggtatttcatacattCACCGACTGATGTACCGACTGAtattgtccgtcggtaaattcaatttcaccgacggaatgaaaatccgtcggtatatttcaagcgggaatctttttttttttgcgcacacgttccgtctgtaaaaccgtcggtaaatgatttttttgtttttctgactgatataccgacggaatgaggaatcaccgacgaaggtaaagccgacggacgtattccgtcggtgatgacgtcggtaaaaaaatcaccgacgcacttctaatcacacaccgacggaattttaccgtcggtaaaactgtgaaatcctGTAGTGAGTATTTGGGCTTCTAAATAGTATTTAATTACTGTTTTATGATAAAAAGAcatatatagtaaaaataagaataacatATTCTTATgtatctcttgtttttttaaaaaaaaaattggattttattccaaaattatccctaaaatgtatttattttaaacttttatctTCGTTTAACTAAACACTTTTATTTCCGTGTCTCcttaattctaaaataataactaaacacAATCCTCGAATCGGAATAATTGAATGACTTATTATGCTCGAATATATTGGCGAGAAATCAAATGGCACGGCGGAATATCACCCAGTATTGTCTTCGGGGAAATCTGAAGACACCAGGAAATACACCTAAATTATTCAGATTATAATAGCAGccagaaataaaatgattacttcataaaaaaaattaaaaatgactaAATACTAATATCACATAAACATCTCAGATattattataaacaagaattaaTATTGCGTACAAAAGCAAAAGAGCCAGATAGCACCGATTCGGCAGGGATACAAAATCTCGTGCATACAGGTATTATTTAGGAGGGGTGATTTATAACTATAGTGATTAGTACACGTAACCAAGATTAAGGCCTGTAACACACaagattgattaattaattaattaaaacaattagaAGTGGTGGTGCTTCTTTCCGTTagcctcttcttcctctttcttggtttctttcttCTCATGTTGCTCATGGAATACAAATCCACCGGATCCAACTGCAGCTGCCGCGGCAATCTCCTCCTCTATCTTGTGCCTGTGTGCATGCTCTGGGTCTTTCTTTGACTCGTGCTTCTCATACTAAATTATTAAAGCAACAAATAAatatggaataataaaaaaaactatacctTGCTGGCTTGCTGATTTTCTTGAActttcaataaagaaaaacagagagaaaaaataattgttttataaaaacaagGATTGATATATAGGCCTGGTACCTTTTTACAGGTGTTCAGAAAAATAATTTGTCCcgatttatgaaaaataattgaataaagatTTTGAAGCaaggctgttttttttttatatataaaatatattaaaataatatttttttattttttaagatttatttttgatttagcagctcaaaacaatttaaaaatataaaaaaatcaagaattctaaaaaacataattagacTGTAAATAGTATCAGTAAAAATTATGTACACACATGTTATTTGTTTGTAGCTCTTGCATTGAAATATTTAACATGAGAGAATCCCACATCAATTATACACACACTTCTATACACAAATATCCACCAACTTAcccttttttgtaaaaaaaaaaaaaacatataacaataaccattctaaaaaaacaatgattgaaaacaggtttttttaaaaaaagattgattagtacatgaaataaaagaataccttaaaaaaaatattaacatgaatatatgtgtgtgtgtgtgtgtgtgtagtaaCATACAGAATTCAAATTAGCGAGTGACAACTGACAAAACATTGTACCATGGCAAAAGCACCAGCGGCAGCAGTTCCAAGCTCACCAACGTGCTCAAGATGCTTGTGatgcttctcttcttttctgtaATCAACATCTGGGACAGCAGGAGGTGGAGCATCATAACCTGTGGCAGTCTCTGAATACTTAGCGGTCTCAGAGTAGACACCGGCCTCAGGAGGTGGAGCATCATAACCTGTGGCAGTCTCTGAATACTCAGCGGTCTCAGAGTAGACACCGGCCTCAACTGGTTTCTCCTCGCTCTTGTGGTGGTGGAAGAGGCCATGGTGCTGCTTCTCTTCAGCCATGCTCACAGAAGGTATTAGAGCAAGAATGAGGCAAGAGCGTGTTGGGAAGGTTTTTTATGTATGGTGTGTTGTGGTATAGCTTTAATTTGTGGGGCTATTTATAGGTGCATGATGGCAAAGTGTGCCTCGTTCTAATTAATCTCCTCTATAATCTTGGTGAAAAGTAAATAAACATTAGATGGATGATTAGGATATCTGGGATCACGGATTATTTAATTATCTATTACTTTTAATGAAGTTCTTTGCATGTATCATCATGGAGGAAATTAGATATGGTTGCTTTTAACAAAAAGTAAACCCTAGAATACACTGTATCATCTCCTTCGAACCAAGCGTAAATAAGAAATTCTatatttgaataattcttttgattttttgtgcAATTTCTTGGATATTGCTGGAAACATTGCTCTTCTTTTATAAGACAACACCACTATATACGAAGAGCAGGTAGTCTAATTCAGAATTTTACAACAATGGTCAGTATTCACGACAACAAACAACATATTTGGTGACGTCGGAAACAAACATTTGCCACGATAGGTCTTCGTTAAATTTTGTCCTCAGCTGAAGTTCCAATATGAGGCATTAAGGACAATCAAAATTCAttctcaaaaaaatacaattcagGAATGAAAAGGCAGAGATTACACTAAATTAACCTGTCAATATAGTTGATTTCCATTAATTAGCTTGGCTGATCAATAAAGAAATTAGACCTGGTATAAATTAATCACCTAAAATCAAGTATATGGAAGGattaaat is drawn from Populus nigra chromosome 5, ddPopNigr1.1, whole genome shotgun sequence and contains these coding sequences:
- the LOC133693601 gene encoding abscisic stress-ripening protein 2-like; the encoded protein is MAEEKQHHGLFHHHKSEEKPVEAGVYSETAEYSETATGYDAPPPEAGVYSETAKYSETATGYDAPPPAVPDVDYRKEEKHHKHLEHVGELGTAAAGAFAMYEKHESKKDPEHAHRHKIEEEIAAAAAVGSGGFVFHEQHEKKETKKEEEEANGKKHHHF